A single window of Salvia splendens isolate huo1 chromosome 8, SspV2, whole genome shotgun sequence DNA harbors:
- the LOC121744909 gene encoding BTB/POZ domain-containing protein At1g04390-like — MHFWKAGVDRVLLDLLLEDYPKIQKMQRESSLNDLIIIVRESHEANFLVTYRPYVWDILGGLAANYAGNINHKVQGNELQLNVLIICACLSFANSVLTLRRVSQYGLTYMRESESASRAVHMMLYSPCKWIASSARSILHEVLRLDAKDYVEYLLNILNARLTGSMFGLPGNLEIMVSLISLASYCSLPAYRELIIKFQGVKTVLAFILWWLNNPVRVKRAALVSFLRDPFSDRSCCVFGIEDWEGEDVLLIFSLWILAELLHHFTFLKVHPFENQIEFSESQLIEELEAICRNHSAHGSRWYAAYVLSYFGLYGLPSTLGKRIGKSLGARDHSDVNLVLVNEESVHVHEVILAVRCLSLLPPGTAVPDEKSSNGASTELDIERNITKAVHLSAQVDQQSLLKLLEYVYSGYLQAEEGHVRKLKVISRHCKLEPLVQMLSKRNPKWGIPLPSFDPSPALRPGGQHYS, encoded by the exons ATGCACTTTTGGAAGGCTGGTGTAGATAGAGTACTCCTTGATCTTCTTCTAGAAGATTATcccaaaattcaaaaaatgcaGCGTGAGTCCTCCTTGAATGATCTGATAATTATTGTGCGGGAGAGCCATGAAGCAAATTTTCTAGTTACCTACAGACCATATGTATGGGATATTCTTGGTGGACTTGCGGCTAATTATGCAGGAAATATCAATCATAAGGTGCAAGGGAATGAACTCCAACTTAATGTCCTCATAATATGTGCATG CTTGTCCTTCGCAAACTCAGTTCTGACATTACGCCGAGTCTCTCAATATGGTCTCACATATATGAGGGAGTCTGAATCAGCAAGTAGGGCGGTTCATATGATGCTTTATTCTCCTTGCAAATGGATTGCATCCTCAGCCAGGTCCATACTACACGAAGTACTTAGGCTGGATGCCAAGGATTATGTTGAATACTTACTGAACATTCTAAATGCGAGATTGACTGGTAGCATGTTTGGTCTTCCAGGAAACCTTGAGATTATGGTCAGCTTGATTAGTTTGGCAAGTTATTGTAGCCTACCTGCATATCGGGAActcataattaaattccaaggGGTGAAGACTGTGCTGGCCTTCATACTATGGTGGTTAAACAATCCTGTCCGTGTCAAAAGAGCTGCTTTGGTGTCATTTTTACGTGATCCATTCAGTGATAGGAGTTGTTGTGTTTTTGGCATAGAAGATTGGGAAGGGGAAGATGTGCTTTTGATTTTTAGCTTGTGGATCCTTGCTGAGTTGTTACATCATTTTACTTTTTTGAAAGTTCATCCCTTTGAAAACCAGATAGAATTTTCTGAATCCCAGTTGATTGAGGAATTGGAAGCTATATGCAGAAACCATAGTGCTCATGGTTCAAGATGGTATGCTGCATATGTGCTTAGCTATTTTGGACTATATGGGTTACCAAGTACTTTGGGGAAGAGAATTGGGAAATCCCTTGGGGCGAGAGATCATTCTGATGTAAATCTAGTTCTTGTTAATGAGGAATCTGTCCATGTTCATGAAGTAATTCTCGCTGTAAGATGTCTATCATTACTTCCTCCTGGGACAGCAGTTCCTGATGAGAAGTCATCCAATGGAGCGAGCACAGAATTGGATATTGAGAGAAACATTACAAAGGCAGTCCATCTCTCTGCTCAAGTGGATCAGCAATCATTGTTGAAGTTGCTGGAGTATGTTTACTCAGGTTATTTACAAGCTGAAGAAGGCCATGTCAGAAAGCTTAAAGTTATCTCCAGGCATTGTAAACTGGAACCTTTAGTGCAAATGCTTTCTAAAAGAAACCCGAAATGGGGTATCCCTTTACCAAGCTTTGATCCGAGTCCTGCTCTTAGGCCAGGTGGACAACATTATTCGTAA